A region of Dioscorea cayenensis subsp. rotundata cultivar TDr96_F1 chromosome 5, TDr96_F1_v2_PseudoChromosome.rev07_lg8_w22 25.fasta, whole genome shotgun sequence DNA encodes the following proteins:
- the LOC120262515 gene encoding uncharacterized protein LOC120262515 → MAGGQALDLLPQIEALVSDKLQVVSYKWLSRNFSLTSNYAKRLLQEFVDTHGSELEVIYALSGWLKDNPQTYHIKLASGLKLAEVKHEFVDNCSVQVYSVQACIPQDSALLWNAEFVQAEEFFNQPLTAENCLRDNRYCGVSNSFVKRTIDGKSVGAIPHPMNLMGAAMQSKPNTVSKTSLVQPLKQEHAGKSAKIDVKPSTLETSNDKSNNPAPENFDRTSKPDLGKEATCAVQATRKKGQCEKTSSASSGSLANLWGRASTKLKPSAPSIETDKVVSKVAPTAEAQICAQEAADASSSDDDDHQVNCKRESKGGSNRKRKVIMDFSDDEEEENVVNLASPDPPSRLFVDSKHHTEHLISENKNLNFEEIKKDTSVACQDNGSERNSSSTREVSGNKGSNIFLQPKTENHVSEELDKIQKDMVSPAATSPQRRKVLKTRVDERGREVTEVVWEGSGADNKNSEKNNTAGNHGNRPPTANKAPAASSNSLSNAATNKAGNKKTAKGGGKDTKQGNILSFFKKV, encoded by the exons ATGGCGGGAGGTCAAGCCCTAGATCTCCTTCCTCAGATCGAAGCCCTAGTCTCCGATAAGCTCCAAGTG gtttcATACAAATGGCTCAGTCGCAACTTTTCATTGACTTCAAATTATGCGAAAAG attGCTTCAGGAATTTGTGGATACACATGGTAGTGAGTTGGAAGTGATATATGCCTTATCTGGGTGGTTAAAAGACAATCCTCAAACTTATCACATAAAACTTGCTTCAGGCCTTAAGCTTGCAG AAGTGAAACATGAATTTGTAGATAATTGTTCAGTTCAAGTTTATAGTGTCCAAGCTTGTATTCCCCAAGATTCTGCTTTGCTCTGGAATGCTGAATTTGTTCAAGCAGAAGAGTTTTTTAATCAGCCCTTAACTGCTGAGAATTGCTTGCGAGATAATAG ATATTGTGGTGTTTCTAACTCCTTCGTCAAGCGAACTATTGATGGTAAATCTGTTGGAGCCATTCCTCATCCCATGAATTTAATGGGAGCTGCTATGCAATCTAAACCGAATACTGTTTCCAAGACGTCGCTTGTCCAGCCCCTTAAACAAGAACATGCAGGGAAGTCAGCTAAAATTGATGTAAAGCCTTCAACTTTGGAAACATCtaatgataaaagtaataatcccgCCCCTGAAAATTTTGACCGAACCAGTAAACCTGATCTTGGTAAAGAAGCTACTTGTGCTGTTCAAGCTACCAGAAAGAAAGGCCAGTGTGAGAAAACTTCCTCAGCAAGTAGTGGGTCACTAGCTAATTTGTGGGGCCGTgcatcaacaaaattaaaaccttCTGCGCCTTCCATTGAAACTGACAAAGTTGTTTCTAAAGTTGCCC CCACTGCTGAAGCTCAAATATGTGCACAAGAAGCAGCAGATGCTTCCAGCAGTGATGATGATGACCATCAGGTTAACTGTAAGAGGGAGTCAAAGGGTGGAAGCAACAGGAAAAGAAAGGTCATTATGGATTTTTCTgacgatgaagaagaagaaaatgtggTTAATCTTGCCTCACCAGACCCTCCAAGTAGGCTGTTTGTAGATTCCAAACACCATACTGAACACTTGATTTCAGAAAATAAGAATTTAAACTTTGAAGAGATTAAAAAGGATACTTCAGTAGCATGTCAAGACAATGGTAGCGAGAGAAATTCTTCCAGTACCCGAGAAGTATCAGGTAATAAGGGGTCCAACATATTCTTGCAACCAAAAACTGAAAATCATGTGTCAGAAGAACTAGATAAAATTCAAAAGGATATGGTCAGTCCTGCTGCAACTTCGCCTCAAAGAAGGAAGGTGCTTAAGACACGGGTTGATGAGCGAGGAAGAGAAG TAACTGAGGTTGTTTGGGAAGGAAGTGGTGCCGACaataaaaattctgaaaagaataaTACTGCTGGTAATCATGGAAACAG gcCTCCTACGGCTAATAAGGCACCTGCGGCTTCAAGCAATTCCTTGTCAAATGCTGCTACGAACAAAGCTGGAAACAAGAAAACAGCAAAGGGTGGTGGGAAAGACACTAAGCAAGGAAACATTTTGTCCTTCTTCAAGAAAGTTTAG
- the LOC120261455 gene encoding protein STICHEL-like 3 isoform X2, with product MTRATRGGYSKGNGAIYGGYHDKDECKAISDHLRNHVHLTNCIHLRNHMHRHSPVLAERSLVRDLIVLQRSRSLRDPSTSPLSWLSPSIVGMSGRRPLRDDGLPHSGRRSLVGDANSPRVASVSASKVAAVEEGSNDNTEFKVRDNELSKREQYVSRRKSQKSRLSIGSDYPSKARDEEHSHKGSCTHSVRLRTLADKLEGVRIEEEDERRKASQLCEPRRHVGEEKLCEAPKENGHGQCNGLKRRKKRKFKSARRTRAPTDNTRGNRGDNDQSVASNSLSQHLVHQKSHAAERPEENTEVEVNQAPRNGCGIPWNWSRIHYRGKSILDLAGRSLSCGLSDSRMRKANGATPQRKGDTSNIPIDFNHLSSSTYSDSESLPLITEPHASEDTSENPALALDYLRERELHASHALRHGQDLLDHGSETRSGHQQTSRGSSLVRHRCLTQKYMPKAFKDLVGQNLAVQALSNAVLRRKVGLVYVFYGPHGTGKTSCARIFAKALNCQSDEHLKPCDICKFCISHNLGKSRTVIEIGSVGNFDIGGIMDILDSRIASPLSSHYRVFIFDDCDTLPTDSWSGISKAIDRAPGHVVFVLVSSNLDKLPHLIISRSQKFFFPKLKDSDIIQTLQWIATSECLEIDKDALKLIASRSDGSLRDAEMTLDQLSLLGQRITLSLVQELVGLVSDEKLVDLLDTALSADTVRTVKRLREIMETGVEPLALMSQLAAVITDILAGSYIFTQERLRRRFFRKQNLSNEDMEKLRQALKTLSEAEKQLRMSNDKLTWLTAALLQLAPDDQYMFPVSSQETSLNHTPTVLNNGHQRDVPRDCSNAWDEVSSGGRGLSRDNWRENQVARNASNVACENSKMSNNLIRAKRQTGSTPQQKLMLSTEAAKVNGGNDHGKNLGNEQLWEAVLDHLQPDALKQFVSQEGKLISVNLGAAPTVHVMFSSQLHKSKAEKFRGQILQAFECVLSSSVTLEIRYETRKEFTMNAHAPLVLPSCENGSSQMLVRQGSVANQSSVDSRAENCIRKLSKESTTQTKVLYSDSLEMRHGEVIKNSHAKVINNIPELNRKELESGWLEEASSSHRQGSLDHSQSERRESGEPQRQSIVRSRVSLADVIQNVDGCAQGGWSSQKAVSIAEKLEQENLRLESRYKNMLCWRVSRIPRRKLRQWRVKKRKPHSLLKLVTCGKCLSVKSNR from the exons ATGACCAGGGCCACCAGGGGAGGTTATTCAAAGGGTAATGGTGCCATATATGGTGGTTATCATGACAAAGATGAGTGTAAAGCTATCAGTGATCATCTTCGAAACCATGTCCACTTGACCAATTGCATCCATTTGAGGAACCATATGCATAGGCATAGCCCGGTGCTTGCGGAGAGATCATTAGTGAGGGACCTCATTGTCCTCCAGAGGTCAAGGTCCCTCAGAGATCCATCCACTAGTCCTCTATCATGGCTCTCTCCATCCATTGTTGGTATGTCAGGTAGACGACCTCTAAGGGATGATGGTTTGCCGCATAGTGGGCGAAGATCCCTGGTTGGTGATGCAAATTCACCAAGGGTTGCAAGTGTTTCTGCTTCGAAAGTTGCTGCAGTTGAAGAAGGTAGCAATGACAATACAGAGTTTAAGGTCAGGGATAATGAGTTAAGCAAAAGGGAACAATATGTGAGTAGACGAAAGAGTCAAAAGAGTAGACTTTCTATTGGTAGTGATTATCCATCTAAAGCAAGAGATGAAGAACACTCTCACAAAGGTTCTTGTACTCATAGTGTTCGCCTCAGAACTCTCGCTGATAAATTGGAAGGAGTTAGAATTGAGGAGGAGGATGAAAGGAGGAAAGCTTCTCAACTTTGTGAGCCCAGAAGACATGTAGGAGAAGAGAAATTATGTGAGGCTCCAAAAGAAAATGGTCATGGCCAGTGCAATGgtttgaagagaagaaagaaaagaaaattcaaaagcGCAAGGAGAACAAGGGCTCCTACTGATAATACAAGAGGTAACAGAGGTGATAATGATCAATCAGTTGCCTCAAACTCCCTGTCTCAACATCTGGTGCATCAGAAGAGTCATGCAGCAGAAAGACCAGAGGAGAACACAGAAGTGGAAGTGAATCAGGCTCCTAGAAATGGATGTGGTATCCCATGGAACTGGTCAAGGATTCACTATAGAGGTAAAAGCATTTTAGATTTGGCAGGGAGGAGTTTGTCTTGTGGTCTATCTGATTCAAGAATGAGGAAAGCTAATGGTGCAACTCCGCAAAGAAAAGGTGACACTTCTAATATTCCGATCGACTTCAATCATTTGAGTTCATCTACATACTCTGATTCTGAATCACTGCCCTTAATTACTGAGCCACATGCCTCTGAGGATACTTCTGAAAACCCGGCTTTGGCACTGGACTACTTGAGGGAACGTGAACTTCATGCCAGCCATGCCTTAAGGCATGGGCAAGATCTGCTAGACCATGGATCCGAAACAAGGTCAGGACATCAACAGACGTCTAGAGGTTCTTCTCTTGTTAGGCATCGGTGCCTAACGCAGAAGTACATGCCAAAGGCCTTCAAGGATCTTGTTGGACAAAACTTGGCAGTGCAAGCTCTTTCAAACGCTGTTCTGAGAAGAAAAGTTGGATTGGTTTATGTGTTCTATGGACCCCATGGAACTGGCAAAACCTCTTGTGCTCGGATATTTGCCAAAGCTTTGAACTGCCAATCTGATGAACATCTTAAACCTTGTGACATTTGTAAATTCTGCATCTCACACAACCTGGGTAAGAGTAGAACTGTGATTGAAATAGGATCGGTTGGGAACTTTGACATCGGAGGCATCATGGATATCCTTGACAGTAGGATTGCGTCGCCTCTGTCCTCGCATTATAGGGTCTTCATTTTTGATGATTGTGATACCTTGCCAACTGATTCCTGGAGTGGTATCTCAAAGGCCATAGATCGAGCACCCGGGCATGTTGTTTTTGTCCTTGTCAGTTCAAATCTTGATAAGTTGCCTCATCTAATCATATCCAGGAGCCAAAAGTTCTTTTTCCCAAAGTTAAAAGATTCAGACATCATTCAGACTTTACAGTGGATTGCGACAAGTGAATGTCTGGAAATCGACAAGGATGCTCTGAAACTCATAGCATCACGATCTGATGGATCCTTGCGAGACGCTGAGATGACACTTGATCAGTTGAGTTTACTTGGGCAGAGAATTACTCTTTCCCTAGTTCAGGAGCTT GTTGGCTTGGTTTCTGATGAAAAACTGGTGGATCTGTTGGACACGGCACTGTCTGCAGACACTGTTAGAACAGTGAAGAGACTAAGGGAGATAATGGAAACTGGTGTGGAACCTTTGGCATTGATGTCCCAACTTGCTGCAGTTATTACTGATATTCTTGCTGGTAGTTATATATTCACACAAGAAAGACTTCGTAGGAGATTCTTCCGGAAACAAAATT TATCTAATGAAGATATGGAGAAGTTGCGTCAGGCTCTGAAAACATTATCCGAAGCTGAAAAACAATTGAGAATGTCAAATGACAAATTAACATGGCTTACAGCAGCTCTACTTCAGCTTGCGCCAGATGATCAGTATATGTTTCCAGTTTCCTCTCAAGAGACGAGTTTAAACCATACTCCCACTGTGCTTAATAATGGTCATCAGAGAGATGTACCTAGAGATTGCAGTAATGCCTGGGATGAGGTGTCTAGTGGTGGAAGGGGCTTGTCAAGAGATAATTGGCGGGAAAACCAAGTGGCAAGAAATGCAAGTAATGTAGCATGTGAAAATAGTAAGATGAGCAACAATTTGATTAGAGCAAAGAGACAAACTGGTTCAACTCCTCAACAAAAATTGATGTTGTCAACTGAAGCTGCTAAAGTGAATGGGGGAAATGATCATGGTAAAAACCTGGGCAATGAACAGCTGTGGGAGGCAGTGCTCGACCACCTTCAGCCAGATGCATTAAAGCAATTTGTATCTCAAGAAGGAAAGCTGATTTCAGTCAATTTAGGTGCCG CTCCTACTGTACATGTGATGTTCAGTTCACAATTGCACAAGTCCAAAGCTGAAAAGTTCAGAGGCCAGATTTTACAAGCATTTGAGTGTGTTCTTTCTTCTTCAGTAACACTTGAAATAAGATATGAAACTAGGAAAGAATTTACCATGAATGCTCATGCTCCATTGGTCTTGCCTTCTTGTGAGAATGGTTCCTCTCAAATGCTGGTAAGACAAGGATCTGTTGCCAATCAAAGTTCTGTAGATTCAAGAGCTGAAAATTGCATAAGAAAACTTTCAAAAGAAAGCACCACTCAGACCAAAGTATTGTACTCTGATTCCCTTGAAATGAGACATGGTGAGGTTATAAAAAATTCACATGCCAAGGTGATTAATAACATTCCAGAGCTCAACCGAAAAGAATTAGAAAGTGGATGGCTTGAAGAAGCATCATCTTCACATCGGCAAGGTTCTTTAGATCATTCTCAGTCTGAAAGAAGGGAGAGTGGGGAACCGCAGAGACAAAGCATAGTGCGAAGCAGAGTGTCCCTCGCGGATGTTATCCAAAATGTAGATGGATGTGCACAAGGTGGTTGGTCTAGCCAGAAAGCTGTCTCAATTGCTGAAAAACTTGAACAAGAGAACTT GAGACTGGAATCTAGATATAAAAACATGCTGTGCTGGAGAGTATCTAGAATTCCTCGACGGAAG CTCCGGCAATGGAGAGTCAAGAAGCGGAAGCCGCATTCTTTATTGAAGCTTGTTACATGCGGGAAATGTCTATCTGTGAAATCCAATCGGTAG
- the LOC120261455 gene encoding protein STICHEL-like 3 isoform X1, translating into MSRWHRLGGVQDSIFRNLFADWVLIMTRATRGGYSKGNGAIYGGYHDKDECKAISDHLRNHVHLTNCIHLRNHMHRHSPVLAERSLVRDLIVLQRSRSLRDPSTSPLSWLSPSIVGMSGRRPLRDDGLPHSGRRSLVGDANSPRVASVSASKVAAVEEGSNDNTEFKVRDNELSKREQYVSRRKSQKSRLSIGSDYPSKARDEEHSHKGSCTHSVRLRTLADKLEGVRIEEEDERRKASQLCEPRRHVGEEKLCEAPKENGHGQCNGLKRRKKRKFKSARRTRAPTDNTRGNRGDNDQSVASNSLSQHLVHQKSHAAERPEENTEVEVNQAPRNGCGIPWNWSRIHYRGKSILDLAGRSLSCGLSDSRMRKANGATPQRKGDTSNIPIDFNHLSSSTYSDSESLPLITEPHASEDTSENPALALDYLRERELHASHALRHGQDLLDHGSETRSGHQQTSRGSSLVRHRCLTQKYMPKAFKDLVGQNLAVQALSNAVLRRKVGLVYVFYGPHGTGKTSCARIFAKALNCQSDEHLKPCDICKFCISHNLGKSRTVIEIGSVGNFDIGGIMDILDSRIASPLSSHYRVFIFDDCDTLPTDSWSGISKAIDRAPGHVVFVLVSSNLDKLPHLIISRSQKFFFPKLKDSDIIQTLQWIATSECLEIDKDALKLIASRSDGSLRDAEMTLDQLSLLGQRITLSLVQELVGLVSDEKLVDLLDTALSADTVRTVKRLREIMETGVEPLALMSQLAAVITDILAGSYIFTQERLRRRFFRKQNLSNEDMEKLRQALKTLSEAEKQLRMSNDKLTWLTAALLQLAPDDQYMFPVSSQETSLNHTPTVLNNGHQRDVPRDCSNAWDEVSSGGRGLSRDNWRENQVARNASNVACENSKMSNNLIRAKRQTGSTPQQKLMLSTEAAKVNGGNDHGKNLGNEQLWEAVLDHLQPDALKQFVSQEGKLISVNLGAAPTVHVMFSSQLHKSKAEKFRGQILQAFECVLSSSVTLEIRYETRKEFTMNAHAPLVLPSCENGSSQMLVRQGSVANQSSVDSRAENCIRKLSKESTTQTKVLYSDSLEMRHGEVIKNSHAKVINNIPELNRKELESGWLEEASSSHRQGSLDHSQSERRESGEPQRQSIVRSRVSLADVIQNVDGCAQGGWSSQKAVSIAEKLEQENLRLESRYKNMLCWRVSRIPRRKLRQWRVKKRKPHSLLKLVTCGKCLSVKSNR; encoded by the exons ATGAGCAGGTGGCACAGGCTTGGAGGTGTACAAGATTCAATTTTCAGGAATTTATTTGCGGATTG GGTTCTTATCATGACCAGGGCCACCAGGGGAGGTTATTCAAAGGGTAATGGTGCCATATATGGTGGTTATCATGACAAAGATGAGTGTAAAGCTATCAGTGATCATCTTCGAAACCATGTCCACTTGACCAATTGCATCCATTTGAGGAACCATATGCATAGGCATAGCCCGGTGCTTGCGGAGAGATCATTAGTGAGGGACCTCATTGTCCTCCAGAGGTCAAGGTCCCTCAGAGATCCATCCACTAGTCCTCTATCATGGCTCTCTCCATCCATTGTTGGTATGTCAGGTAGACGACCTCTAAGGGATGATGGTTTGCCGCATAGTGGGCGAAGATCCCTGGTTGGTGATGCAAATTCACCAAGGGTTGCAAGTGTTTCTGCTTCGAAAGTTGCTGCAGTTGAAGAAGGTAGCAATGACAATACAGAGTTTAAGGTCAGGGATAATGAGTTAAGCAAAAGGGAACAATATGTGAGTAGACGAAAGAGTCAAAAGAGTAGACTTTCTATTGGTAGTGATTATCCATCTAAAGCAAGAGATGAAGAACACTCTCACAAAGGTTCTTGTACTCATAGTGTTCGCCTCAGAACTCTCGCTGATAAATTGGAAGGAGTTAGAATTGAGGAGGAGGATGAAAGGAGGAAAGCTTCTCAACTTTGTGAGCCCAGAAGACATGTAGGAGAAGAGAAATTATGTGAGGCTCCAAAAGAAAATGGTCATGGCCAGTGCAATGgtttgaagagaagaaagaaaagaaaattcaaaagcGCAAGGAGAACAAGGGCTCCTACTGATAATACAAGAGGTAACAGAGGTGATAATGATCAATCAGTTGCCTCAAACTCCCTGTCTCAACATCTGGTGCATCAGAAGAGTCATGCAGCAGAAAGACCAGAGGAGAACACAGAAGTGGAAGTGAATCAGGCTCCTAGAAATGGATGTGGTATCCCATGGAACTGGTCAAGGATTCACTATAGAGGTAAAAGCATTTTAGATTTGGCAGGGAGGAGTTTGTCTTGTGGTCTATCTGATTCAAGAATGAGGAAAGCTAATGGTGCAACTCCGCAAAGAAAAGGTGACACTTCTAATATTCCGATCGACTTCAATCATTTGAGTTCATCTACATACTCTGATTCTGAATCACTGCCCTTAATTACTGAGCCACATGCCTCTGAGGATACTTCTGAAAACCCGGCTTTGGCACTGGACTACTTGAGGGAACGTGAACTTCATGCCAGCCATGCCTTAAGGCATGGGCAAGATCTGCTAGACCATGGATCCGAAACAAGGTCAGGACATCAACAGACGTCTAGAGGTTCTTCTCTTGTTAGGCATCGGTGCCTAACGCAGAAGTACATGCCAAAGGCCTTCAAGGATCTTGTTGGACAAAACTTGGCAGTGCAAGCTCTTTCAAACGCTGTTCTGAGAAGAAAAGTTGGATTGGTTTATGTGTTCTATGGACCCCATGGAACTGGCAAAACCTCTTGTGCTCGGATATTTGCCAAAGCTTTGAACTGCCAATCTGATGAACATCTTAAACCTTGTGACATTTGTAAATTCTGCATCTCACACAACCTGGGTAAGAGTAGAACTGTGATTGAAATAGGATCGGTTGGGAACTTTGACATCGGAGGCATCATGGATATCCTTGACAGTAGGATTGCGTCGCCTCTGTCCTCGCATTATAGGGTCTTCATTTTTGATGATTGTGATACCTTGCCAACTGATTCCTGGAGTGGTATCTCAAAGGCCATAGATCGAGCACCCGGGCATGTTGTTTTTGTCCTTGTCAGTTCAAATCTTGATAAGTTGCCTCATCTAATCATATCCAGGAGCCAAAAGTTCTTTTTCCCAAAGTTAAAAGATTCAGACATCATTCAGACTTTACAGTGGATTGCGACAAGTGAATGTCTGGAAATCGACAAGGATGCTCTGAAACTCATAGCATCACGATCTGATGGATCCTTGCGAGACGCTGAGATGACACTTGATCAGTTGAGTTTACTTGGGCAGAGAATTACTCTTTCCCTAGTTCAGGAGCTT GTTGGCTTGGTTTCTGATGAAAAACTGGTGGATCTGTTGGACACGGCACTGTCTGCAGACACTGTTAGAACAGTGAAGAGACTAAGGGAGATAATGGAAACTGGTGTGGAACCTTTGGCATTGATGTCCCAACTTGCTGCAGTTATTACTGATATTCTTGCTGGTAGTTATATATTCACACAAGAAAGACTTCGTAGGAGATTCTTCCGGAAACAAAATT TATCTAATGAAGATATGGAGAAGTTGCGTCAGGCTCTGAAAACATTATCCGAAGCTGAAAAACAATTGAGAATGTCAAATGACAAATTAACATGGCTTACAGCAGCTCTACTTCAGCTTGCGCCAGATGATCAGTATATGTTTCCAGTTTCCTCTCAAGAGACGAGTTTAAACCATACTCCCACTGTGCTTAATAATGGTCATCAGAGAGATGTACCTAGAGATTGCAGTAATGCCTGGGATGAGGTGTCTAGTGGTGGAAGGGGCTTGTCAAGAGATAATTGGCGGGAAAACCAAGTGGCAAGAAATGCAAGTAATGTAGCATGTGAAAATAGTAAGATGAGCAACAATTTGATTAGAGCAAAGAGACAAACTGGTTCAACTCCTCAACAAAAATTGATGTTGTCAACTGAAGCTGCTAAAGTGAATGGGGGAAATGATCATGGTAAAAACCTGGGCAATGAACAGCTGTGGGAGGCAGTGCTCGACCACCTTCAGCCAGATGCATTAAAGCAATTTGTATCTCAAGAAGGAAAGCTGATTTCAGTCAATTTAGGTGCCG CTCCTACTGTACATGTGATGTTCAGTTCACAATTGCACAAGTCCAAAGCTGAAAAGTTCAGAGGCCAGATTTTACAAGCATTTGAGTGTGTTCTTTCTTCTTCAGTAACACTTGAAATAAGATATGAAACTAGGAAAGAATTTACCATGAATGCTCATGCTCCATTGGTCTTGCCTTCTTGTGAGAATGGTTCCTCTCAAATGCTGGTAAGACAAGGATCTGTTGCCAATCAAAGTTCTGTAGATTCAAGAGCTGAAAATTGCATAAGAAAACTTTCAAAAGAAAGCACCACTCAGACCAAAGTATTGTACTCTGATTCCCTTGAAATGAGACATGGTGAGGTTATAAAAAATTCACATGCCAAGGTGATTAATAACATTCCAGAGCTCAACCGAAAAGAATTAGAAAGTGGATGGCTTGAAGAAGCATCATCTTCACATCGGCAAGGTTCTTTAGATCATTCTCAGTCTGAAAGAAGGGAGAGTGGGGAACCGCAGAGACAAAGCATAGTGCGAAGCAGAGTGTCCCTCGCGGATGTTATCCAAAATGTAGATGGATGTGCACAAGGTGGTTGGTCTAGCCAGAAAGCTGTCTCAATTGCTGAAAAACTTGAACAAGAGAACTT GAGACTGGAATCTAGATATAAAAACATGCTGTGCTGGAGAGTATCTAGAATTCCTCGACGGAAG CTCCGGCAATGGAGAGTCAAGAAGCGGAAGCCGCATTCTTTATTGAAGCTTGTTACATGCGGGAAATGTCTATCTGTGAAATCCAATCGGTAG